A region of Silurus meridionalis isolate SWU-2019-XX chromosome 15, ASM1480568v1, whole genome shotgun sequence DNA encodes the following proteins:
- the LOC124398220 gene encoding SLC35A4 upstream open reading frame protein, translating into MADDKDPFRPLKDLTLLKGQLEDIRRRVESEVQDGGPQNGRVLGSPLLKGFLAGYVVAKLRSSAIMGVLVGTCTGIYAVQNYNMPNIEQTIKGFFNSFTKSK; encoded by the exons GACCCTTTTAGACCGCTGAAGGATCTAACTCTGCTTAAAGGTCAGCTGGAGGACATTCGGAGGCGAGTGGAGAGTGAGGTGCAGGATGGAGGTCCCCAG AATGGAAGGGTTCTGGGCTCtcccttgctcaagggcttcCTGGCTGGATATGTCGTAGCGAAACTGCGTTCGTCAGCCATCATGGGCGTCCTCGTAGGAACTTGCACAGGCATCTACGCTGTGCAGAACTATAACATGCCCAACATCGAGCAGACCATCAAGGGCTTTTTCAACTCTTTTACAAAAAGCAAATAG